The Trichoderma atroviride chromosome 5, complete sequence genome contains a region encoding:
- a CDS encoding uncharacterized protein (EggNog:ENOG41) yields MSSNRLEGKVAIITGAASGFGRGIATKFAQEGAKVIVADLSEEAGKAVASELQGTFLRTDVTLKADWEAILALAIKEYGHLDIVVNNAGAAYRNKPTESVTEKEFDMVMNVNVKSIFLSTNVIVPYFLKENRPGSFIQIASTAGIRPRGGLSWYSASKGACITATKALASEYGPKQIRFNAVSPVVGITGMTDLFLGATDISSFVATVPLGRPSTPADIANACCYLASDEASFITGVNLEVDGGRCV; encoded by the exons ATGTCGTCAAACCGTCTCGAGGGCAAGGtagccatcatcaccggcgCCGCATCTGGCTTCGGCAGAGGAATTGCCACAAAGTTCGCCCAGGAAGGTGCCAAAGTTATTGTGGCAGATCTCTCAGAAGAAGCCGGCAAAGCGGTTGCATCCGAGCTCCAAGGCACCTTTTTACGCACCGATGTCACCCTGAAGGCTGACTGGGAGGCTATACTGGCGCTGGCCATCAAAGAGTACGGGCATTTGGACATTGTGGTGAACAACGCTGGCGCAGCGTATAGGAATAAACCGACAGAGAGTGTCACTGAGAAAGAATTCGACATGGTGATGAATGTCAATGTCAAATCCATCTTTTTGTCGACCAATGTCATTGTGCCGTATTTCTTGAAGGAGAACCGTCCTGGCAGCTTTATCCAGATTGCGTCAACGGCTGGTATCCGGCCTCGTGGTGGGCTATCGTGGTACAGCGCGTCCAAGGGAGCCTGCATTACTGCTACGAAAGCGCTGGCCTCTGAGTACGGCCCCAAGCAGATTCGGTTCAATGCTGTTTCCCCAGTCGTCGGCATCACGGGAAT GACTGATCTTTTTCTGGGAGCTACTGATATATCCTCTTTTGTCGCCACAGTTCCGCTGGGCCGGCCATCAACACCGGCAGACATTGCCAATGCTTGTTGCTATTTGGCAAGTGATGAGGCGTCTTTTATCACTGGAGTCAATCTAGAGGTAGACGGTGGACGATGTGTGTAA
- a CDS encoding uncharacterized protein (EggNog:ENOG41), with the protein MASQQTSGTILSFHHDGKLLNLQTTVVSIRPFSALEEQNRAIFKDGGDDDYVIVTKETIFHPQGGGQPSDEGSITSVASPAVSINIRAARMDVVNDGLVLHLGRFKDSTATTLQPGDIVEQSIDAEKRLLYSRLHTAGHVLGSAVRHLLEKEIEGFDELKASHFPDSAACEFRGLIEGKWKQPIQERVDDYLRRAMPVEIDFWTEDDFKREGLERLIPDRSLLPPGETKFRVVRIVGAEVYPCGGTHVDTTDLCGATTVKKIGRSKGISRVSYTVA; encoded by the coding sequence ATGGCCTCGCAACAGACATCCGGGACGATTTTGAGCTTTCACCACGACGGAAAATTGCTCAATTTGCAGACGACGGTGGTGTCAATACGGCCGTTTTCCGCTCTAGAGGAACAGAACCGCGCCATTTTCAAGGACGGCGGTGATGATGACTATGTTATCGTAACCAAGGAGACCATCTTCCACCCCCAGGGCGGCGGCCAGCCCTCTGATGAGGGATCAATCACATCAGTTGCCTCTCCTGCTGTCTCCATCAACATCAGGGCGGCACGAATGGACGTTGTCAACGACGGGCTGGTGCTGCATCTCGGCCGTTTCAAAGACTCAACAGCGACAACACTCCAGCCTGGCGATATTGTTGAGCAATCCATCGATGCAGAGAAGCGCCTCCTCTACTCAAGACTACACACCGCCGGCCACGTTCTCGGATCAGCAGTACGGCATCTCTtggagaaggagattgagggcTTCGATGAACTCAAAGCATCTCATTTCCCCGATAGCGCTGCCTGCGAGTTCCGTGGTCTCATAGAGGGCAAATGGAAGCAGCCAATCCAGGAGCGCGTAGACGACTATCTGCGCCGCGCAATGCCGGTAGAAATTGACTTCTGGACAGAAGACGACTTCAAGAGAGAAGGCCTGGAGCGCTTGATCCCGGACCGAAGCCTGCTACCTCCAGGAGAAACCAAGTTCCGCGTTGTGCGCATCGTGGGAGCTGAAGTGTATCCCTGTGGCGGAACGCATGTCGACACGACTGATCTGTGCGGCGCAACAACGGTGAAGAAGATTGGAAGAAGTAAAGGCATCAGCCGGGTCAGCTACACAGTCGCATGA
- a CDS encoding uncharacterized protein (EggNog:ENOG41) translates to MEAAGFVDIQEFNYKMPIGGWARDPKMKELGQFAQLVIEKDTEGYIVFMANTLGWTREEILVYISLLRREIRSNNFHAYYKFKAVYGRKPLNEEKH, encoded by the exons ATGGAGGCGGCTGGCTTCGTCGATATTCAAGAATTTAATTACAAG ATGCCAATAGGAGGCTGGGCTAGAGACCCCAAAATGAAAGAACTCGGCCAGTTTGCGCAACTGGTCATTGAAAAGGACACTGAGGGCTACATTGTCTTCATGGCAAACACACTAGGATGGACACGAGAAGAAATTTTGGTATACATCAGCCTGCTGCGGCGAGAAATCCGGTCGAATAACTTTCATGCGTATTACAAGTTTAAGGCGGTTTACGGAAGGAAGCCACTCAATGAAGAGAAGCATTGA
- a CDS encoding uncharacterized protein (EggNog:ENOG41~TransMembrane:7 (o12-28i40-59o71-98i110-130o150-169i181-204o224-243i)) — protein MAHVTLSDGLAIWQLVYYVVTLICSIFVSFRHGLARSSGWIFLTIFSIIRVVGCSAQIATITATSDTAETIATILGFLGLSPLLLATLGILTRVYYYLLERPYNTVFNLFVAKIVQIPAVVALILCIVGATSADTAADIMTQDTVKDGVIVYLVVLILLILLTIGAYITRHVTERRGERTMLLIITLSLPFLLVRIINSLLLIFDKHFQDSTAEGSTSSVLTELFMARIEEMIVVLFYLYAGLTHKAVPEGDHGKRTNKEKIAHRAARGDFGDGRLGVISLAIATAGASFKRENDKPSQNDQDAEIGLVQYRTTR, from the exons ATGGCTCACGTTACGCTGAGTGATGGCTTGGCCATCTGGCAACTCGTCTACTACGTTGTAACACTCATCTGCAGCATATTTGTATCTTTTCGACACGGATTGGCACGGAGTTCAGGCTGGATCTTTCTCACGATATTCAGCATCATACGTGTTGTTGGATGCTCCGCACAGATTGCAACGATAACTGCCACGTCGGACACTGCCGAGACAATTGCTACTATACTTGGCTTTTTGGGTCTGTCACCGCTTTTACTAGCCACACTAGGAATCTTAACTCGAGT ATACTATTATCTCCTTGAGCGGCCGTACAACACCGTCTTCAATCTATTTGTTGCCAAGATCGTTCAAATACCGGCTGTTGTCGCCCTTATCCTCTGCATTGTTGGCGCAACATCGGCAGACACTGCAGCAGACATTATGACCCAAGATACGGTAAAGGACGGAGTGATTGTCTACCTGGTTGTCCTGATTCTCCTCATCCTTCTGACGATTGGCGCCTACATCACGCGCCATGTGACAGAACGACGTGGAGAGAGGACAATGCTACTCATTATAACATTATCACTACCATTCTTACTTGTTCGCATTATCAACTcacttcttctcatctttgaCAAACACTTTCAAGATTCGACAGCAGAGGGATCAACATCATCTGTCCTCACAGAACTCTTCATGGCAAGAATCGAGGAGATGATTGTCGTTCTCTTCTATCTGTATGCCGGTCTCACGCATAAAGCCGTCCCAGAAGGAGATCATGGCAAGCGAACCAATAAGGAAAAGATCGCGCATCGGGCTGCCAGAGGAGATTTTGGTGATGGCAGGTTGGGGGTGATATCTCTGGCAATTGCGACTGCTGGTGCGAgcttcaagagagagaatgatAAACCTAGCCAAAATGACCAAGATGCTGAAATTGGGCTAGTACAGTATCGCACGACAAGATAG
- a CDS encoding uncharacterized protein (EggNog:ENOG41) — MGSSELPFTLANASLGDLDCLVDGQTVVAKSGKRFDVIDPGTGKSWASCPDCREEDVDAAVQSSHRAFQTYSKWTPRQRAQTLLKWHQEIVAARDDLAKILVYETGKPLAEAYGEIDYGTTFTWWFVGEAERIQGASIVNAVPGRRAITIKQPIGVVAALVPWNFPLALILRKASGALAAGCTMVVKPSPETPITALSVARLALKAGFPPGVLNVLTTSLDGTPGLAEALCLHPLVKKVTFTGSTRVGKIITSHCAKNLKKALVELGGNCPFIVFDDANLDQALQHFMPLKWRHAGQACVSSNRVYVQRGVYDKFVDAVIKAVSELKIGHGMAEGTTLGPVTTPRSLDRAEDMAKDAISKGAKMVVGTGLRDQSANGGGYFMEPTILTDVTDDMLMSQDEIFAPLLGISVFDTEEEVIQRANNTAMGLTSYAFTKNVDRLWRLFERLEAGMIGLNTGTNSCAESPFGGIKESGSGKESGKDVAVDEYMITKTGTFTFEGL, encoded by the exons ATGGGCAGCAGTGAGCTTCCTTTTACTTTGGCCAACGCAAGCCTCGGCGACCTGGACTGTCTCGTTGATGGACAAACAGTCGTCGCCAAGTCAGGCAAACGCTTCGATGTCATTGACCCCGGAACCGGTAAATCTTGGGCATCCTGCCCAGActgccgagaagaagacgtCGACGCCGCAGTCCAGTCGTCTCATCGGGCCTTTCAAACATACTCCAAATGGACTCCCAGACAAAGAGCCCAGACATTGCTGAAATGGCATCAAGAAATTGTCGCCGCGCGAGATGATCTCGCCAAGATCTTGGTCTACGAAACTGGCAAGCCCCTCGCAGAAGCTTACGGCGAGATCGACTACGGCACCACATTTACCTGGTGGTTTGTAGGCGAAGCAGAGCGAATTCAGGGAGCCTCAATTGTCAACGCAGTCCCTGGCCGACGAGCAATCACAATCAAACAGCCTATTGGAGTTGTCGCTGCTCTTGTGCCTTGGAATTTCCCCCTGGCCCTGATTCTCAGAAAGGCCAGCGGAGCCCTTGCTGCAGGCTGCACCATGGTTGTGAAGCCTTCGCCCGAGACACCAATCACAGCCCTCTCAGTGGCGCGGCTGGCATTAAAGGCTGGATTTCCTCCTGGTGTACTTAATGTCCTGACAACAAGTCTCGATGGGACGCCTGGACTGGCAGAAGCGCTGTGTCTCCATCCGCTGGTGAAAAAAGTGACTTTCACTGGCAGCACGAGGGTCGGGAAGATTATCACGAGTCATTGTGCGAAGAACCTGAAAAAGGCATTGGTTGAACTTGGAGGAAACTGTCCTTTTATCGTTTTTGATGATGCCAACCTTGACCAAGCGCTGCAACACTTCATGCCACTCAAGTGGCGGCACGCAGGCCAAGCTTGTGTTTCTTCAAATAGAGTCTACGTTCAGCGAGGGGTCTATGACAAGTTTGTTGATGCCGTCATCAAGGCCGTATCTGAACTGAAGATTGGCCACGGAATGGCAGAGGGCACCACTCTGGGCCCAGTCACGACACCAAGAAGTCTTGATCGAGCCGAAGACATGGCCAAGGATGCTATTTCCAAGGGGGCAAAGATGGTGGTTGGCACTGGGCTCAGAGATCAATCGGCAAATGGAGGCGGCTACTTTATGGAGCCTACAATCTTGACAGACGTCACCGATGATATGCTCATGAGCCAAGATGAAATATTCGCACCACTGTTGGGAATTTCGGTGTTTGATACAGAGGAGGAGGTTATTCAAAGGGCCAACAACACAGCCATGGGCCTGACCAGCTATGCTTTCACAAAGAATGTGGACAGGCTTTGGAGGCTTTTTGAACGGCTAGAGGCTGGCATGATTGGCTTG AACACGGGCACCAACTCCTGTGCTGAATCACCGTTCGGAGGCATCAAAGAAAGCGGATCCGGAAAGGAGAGTGGAAAGGACGTGGCAGTTGACGAGTACATGATTACAAAGACTGGAACCTTTACTTTTGAGGGTTTGTAA
- a CDS encoding uncharacterized protein (EggNog:ENOG41), with protein MGYCGKPSAACERCRHRRMKCDYKTPSCTQCTRAEVRCPGYRSLLDLKFKDQGKEVIRKYRLAAHKKRPIPTTSVELQPSIPCRVPPNSDDSRALCRDKTTLIIPRANPVYPEHEIARSYLYVNYITGGPRGGHMSYLLPLLESSQNSAANAAVSAVALAALSNIRLSPKTMRKAQQEYTAALSKTNLALQDPFMCKTDDTLAAVVMLGTFEIMTCTDGSFIDRWVNHMEGATKLIEVRGSEQLSRREGLELFNQLRAQVSISRIYQERYSSSVFTKLAKDAHLDRNLNYQVLDQLSVVINRLTDFCADMKNGYIVEPTEIIRTALIIDADLVSLMISVPPSWGYATVDVPALDGKPPMRAFWSDTYHIYHSISASSIWNNYRSARIIIQEIIIDTIKDLEALTNIGSPQRSYLANQARQTVLRLVEDICASVPYILGMEIEDSRHLKVSDLGASIAHGVDMRDILPSFQITGAGGLTIMWPLLVAANSGVACDDLRKWVTACLDKIGHSMGINQALAMSKLIRDGVESRAFLSPDYRSQPYKL; from the exons ATGGGTTATTGTGGCAAGCCAAGTGCTGCATGTGAGCGCTGCCGGCATCGCCGCATGAAG TGCGATTATAAGACGCCTTCGTGCACTCAATGTACTCGAGCCGAGGTCCGCTGTCCCGGATATCGAAGTTTGCTAGATCTCAAGTTCAAGGATCAGGGCAAGGAAGTCATTCGCAAATACCGACTTGCAGCGCATAAGAAGCGGCCTATCCCAACGACCAGCGTGGAACTTCAGCCATCAATTCCCTGTAGAGTACCTCCGAACTCGGACGATTCTAGGGCCCTGTGCCGCGATAAGACGACTTTAATCATTCCAAGGGCTAATCCTGTATACCCCGAGCATGAAATTGCGAGAAGCTATCTCTATGTTAATTACATAACTGGAGGTCCCCGTGGCGGCCACATGTCATACCTTTTGCCGCTGTTGGAGAGCTCACAAAATTCGGCAGCCAATGCAGCAGTAAGCGCCGTTGCATTAGCAGCCTTGTCAAATATTCGACTATCTCCCAAGACTATGCGAAAGGCCCAGCAGGAGTATACTGCAGCTCTATCCAAGACCAACCTAGCCCTACAGGACCCATTCATGTGCAAGACAGATGATACACTGGCGGCGGTGGTTATGCTTGGCACATTTGAA attatGACGTGTACTGATGGCTCGTTCATCGATCGTTGGGTGAACCACATGGAGGGCGCAACAAAGTTGATTGAAGTTCGTGGATCAGAGCAACTTTCTCGGAGGGAGGGGCTGGAGTTATTCAATCAGTTACGTGCTCAAGTG AGCATCAGTCGGATATACCAGGAACGATACAGCTCATCAGTTTTTACTAAACTAGCCAAAGATGCCCACCTCGATCGGAATCTCAATTATCAAGTGCTGGACCAGCTTTCCGTTGTGATTAATCGATTGACGGACTTTTGCGCTGACATGAAGAATGGATATATCGTCGAACCTACAGAGATTATCCGCACAGCGCTGATAATCGACGCTGATTTGGTTTCACTTATGATCAGCGTGCCTCCTTCGTGGGGATACGCTACGGTTGACGTTCCAGCGCTCGATGGAAAGCCTCCCATGCGGGCTTTTTGGAGTGATACTTATCACATATATCATAGTATTTCCGCAAGTAGCATCTGGAATAACTATCGCTCTGCTCGGATCATTATTCAGGAGATTATTATCGATACCATCAAGGATCTGGAAGCTTTGACAAACATTGGCTCACCGCAACGCAGCTACTTGGCAAACCAAGCCAGACAGACTGTTCTTCGGCTGGTGGAAGACATCTGTGCTAGCGTACCATACATCTTGGGTATGGAAATAGAAGACTCCAGACACTTGAAAGTCTCTGATCTCGGCGCATCTATTGCTCATGGAGTAGATATGAGGGACATTTTACCGTCCTTTCAAATTACTGGGGCGGGCGGCCTCACCATCATGTGGCCTCTCTTGGTTGCTGCAAACTCGGGAGTCGCATGTGACGATCTTCGCAAATGGGTCACAGCTTGTTTGGACAAGATTGGCCATTCGATGGGCATCAATCAAGCGCTGGCCATGTCCAAACTCATACGAGATGGGGTTGAGTCTCGGGCCTTCTTATCGCCAGACTATCGATCCCAACCCTACAAACTATAG
- a CDS encoding uncharacterized protein (TransMembrane:1 (o35-53i)) → MNGVVGICNYTKVRLSDIGHANIALRAVMLLSYQMYQLCLLALQPLVQCLGRLKRKFIRQREELRPRNALHWIERLNKPNYVPPPLAECKAMPCLSSHSTISRDHGAYHVTL, encoded by the coding sequence ATGAACGGAGTTGTAGGGATCTGCAACTACACTAAAGTCCGTTTGTCGGACATAGGACACGCAAATATAGCCTTGCGAGCAGTTATGCTGCTAAGCTACCAAATGTACCAATTAtgccttcttgctcttcagcCTCTAGTACAATGCCTTGGTCGACTAAAGAGGAAGTTCATACGCCAGCGAGAAGAGCTCAGACCACGAAACGCCCTGCATTGGATTGAACGCTTGAACAAGCCTAATTATGTCCCACCGCCACTTGCGGAGTGCAAAGCCATGCCATGTCTGTCATCTCACTCAACTATTTCTAGAGATCATGGTGCCTACCATGTCACCTTGTAA
- a CDS encoding uncharacterized protein (EggNog:ENOG41), producing MAKSPKSPKSPTSPVSPTQGASNEGSQQQQAAPSDGILPAAHWQEVAEQEGDDYDDDGDSALGSDADSSTASITSTILQYREINGRRFHSEMGSVQYWQSNDEAASESLDINHHAICMAMGDKLYLAPLEKDKITRALDIGTGTGIWAIDFADEYPDAQIIGTDISPIQPTWVPPNLQFEIEDCTQDWTFRNEHFDYVHMRWLLGSIQDWDALMRQAYRVLRPGGVF from the exons ATGGCAAAGTCGCCCAAGTCTCCCAAATCGCCCACATCGCCCGTCTCTCCTACGCAGGGGGCATCAAATGAGGGcagccagcaacagcaagcagCGCCCTCGGACGGCATCCTCCCGGCTGCGCACTGGCAAGAGGTTGCCGAACAAGAAGGCGACGATtacgacgatgacggcgactcTGCCCTTGGCTCAGATGCGGACAGCTCAACCGCGTCGATAACGTCGACTATTCTGCAGTATAGAGAGATCAACGGCCGCAGATTTCACAGCGAAATGGGCTCTGTTCAGTATTG GCAGTCCAACGATGAGGCGGCGAGCGAATCACTGGATATAAA CCACCATGCCATTTGCATGGCAATGGGAGATAAGCTATACTTGGCTCCCCtagaaaaagacaagatcACA AGAGCCCTTGATATAGGCACTGGAACAG GCATATGGGCCAT CGACTTTGCCGATGAATATCCTGATGCTCAAATCATTGGCACAGACATTTCTCCAATTCAACCGACTTGGGTGCCTCCGAATCTCCAGTT TGAGATCGAAGACTGTACTCAAGACTGGACATTTCGCAACGAGCACTTTGACTATGTCCACATGCGATGGCTTCTGGGCAGCATTCAAGACTGGGACGCCCTGATGCGGCAAGCATATCGCGTGCTGCGTCCGGGGGGCGTATTTTGA
- a CDS encoding uncharacterized protein (EggNog:ENOG41~TransMembrane:12 (i57-75o87-107i119-139o151-172i184-203o215-238i250-271o283-303i315-335o495-515i527-546o558-579i)), with product MAERESLELTPREKLRLMKSPLIEDASERRGSEQPNLSEFGDRFSDPSIQFQRHEEAGMLEVFTDLFFAANYVVFSKELAVTSIDRLGSYAGYFCMLWISWLVVGLYDVRFVTDSIFERLVRAVHLGVFVGFAVVAPKFNPNDQDLSSMKAMSLILMASRLALAIEYASILWHLRKFKNSHLPFYIQMAIHFIASMIYLGITFRFSEDKQSRVFITWYVVGAMEVVLTLGLSLGFSVLSLVKTHLMNRMSLLTIVILGESIVALAEKVVIVVEGPDAWDAATIGILTAGVATTYMIFLIYYDWMKTAYLPPLRQIVWTLLHFPFHLSLVLFMQGFTQFIQWSKVIDVITHLSVNWIVEDPSALEDTTSVEVQKNITEELSEFFDLYHPEYSDTNDLINDALANITEIPNSFWSKLSKAEVEPDFNLPNDTTTDLFQNIMDSLQTAMYNSIFSTFEIDLEGEINKENEEQGIEETSSNAQFASQVSDETFARYELVFTYGYIAAGLCLALMTLLAVVARVTPWKPWPVIRTIVIFLLAIGMALVALLKLNDDKLTTFLITPWLLPTLCIAWAVVLVLTHVPHDAPIFFKRHGPIPMRRRSREDKLSSESEHAQPMVSNMEGPTSYTGATGMPYEYRPAPQPHAGQDYV from the exons ATGGCGGAGAGAGAAAGTCTCGAGCTTACTCCTCGTGAGAAGCTCCGGCTCATGAAGAGCCCGCTTATCGAGGATGCTTCCGAGCGGCGAGGGTCAGAGCAACCGAATCTCAGCGAGTTTGGGGATCGCTTCAGCGACCCTTCGATACAGTTTCAGAGG CATGAAGAGGCTGGCATGCTAGAGGTGTTTACAGACCTTTTTTTCGCCGCAAACTACGTCGTCTTTTCAAAGGAGCTGGCAGTCACCAGTATCGACCGACTCGGATCTTATGCCGGATACTTCTG TATGTTGTGGATAAGCTGGCTTGTCGTTGGACTTTACGATGTTAGATTTGTGACGGACAGCATATTTG AACGACTCGTCCGAGCTGTTCACCTTGGAGTGTTTGTGGGATTCGCAGTGGTCGCCCCGAAATTTAATCCAAACGACCAGGACCTGTCTTCAATGAAGGCAATGT CCCTCATTCTGATGGCCTCTAGACTGGCCTTGGCGATCGAGTATGCCAGTATCCTATGGCATCTAAGAAAGTTCAAAAACTCCCACCTCCCGTTCTACATCCAGATGGCGATCCATTTCATCGCATCAATGATCTATCTCGGCATTACATTCCGCTTCAGCGAAGACAAACAGAGCCGTGTATTCATCACGTGGTACGTCGTTGGCGCCATGGAGGTTGTCTTAACCCTTGGGCTATCGCTTGGGTTCTCTGTTCTCAGTCTTGTAAAGACTCACTTGATGAACCGCATGAGTCTTTTGACGATTGTGATTCTCGGCGAAAGCATCGTTGCTCTGGCTGAGAAAGTGGTTATTGTTGTTGAAGGTCCCGATGCATGGG ATGCTGCTACTATTGGAATCTTGACTGCTGGCGTGGCAACAACATATATGATCTTCTTGATCTACTACGATTGGATGAAAACAGCCTATCTCCCCCCTCTGCGCCAAATCGTATGGACGCTGCTTCATTTCCCGTTCCATCTCTCACTGGTTCTCTTCATGCAGGGATTCACCCAATTCATTCAGTGGTCTAAAGTGATAGATGTCATTACCCACTTATCGGTCAACTGGATAGTCGAGGATCCTAGCGCACTCGAAGATACCACCAGTGTTGAAGTGCAGAAGAATATCACAGAGGAGCTCAGCGAGTTTTTCGATCTGTATCACCCCGAATATTCAGATACAAACGACCTCATCAACGATGCACTCGCCAACATCACGGAAATTCCTAATTCCTTTTGGTCCAAGCTGTCAAAAGCCGAGGTCGAACCGGACTTTAATCTGCCGAATGACACAACCACGGATCTGTTTCAGAATATCATGGATTCCCTCCAGACGGCAATGTACAACAGCATATTTTCAACATTTGAAATCGACCTTGAAGGAGAgattaataaagaaaacgaagaaCAAGGCATTGAAGAAACCTCCTCCAATGCCCAGTTTGCATCGCAAGTCTCGGACGAGACATTTGCGCGCTATGAGCTTGTG TTCACCTATGGCTATATCGCGGCCGGACTCTGCTTAGCACTCATGACCCTCTTGGCAGTTGTTGCCAGAGTGACTCCCTGGAAGCCCTGGCCGGTGATTCGCACAATCGTCATTTTCCTCCTGGCTATCGGAATGGCTCTCGTTGCActgctcaagctcaacgACGACAAGTTGACCACCTTTCTCATCACCCCGTGGCTGCTGCCCACGCTCTGTATCGCCTGGGCCGTTGTTCTCGTTCTCACGCATGTTCCCCACGACGCCCCGATCTTCTTCAAACGGCACGGCCCTATTCCCATGCGACGGAGGTCTCGTGAGGATAAATTGAGCAGCGAGTCCGAACATGCTCAGCCAATGGTTAGCAATATGGAAGGGCCAACATCCTACACTGGAGCGACGGGAATGCCTTATGAATATCGACCTGCGCCTCAGCCTCATGCTGGCCAGGATTATGTCTAA
- a CDS encoding uncharacterized protein (EggNog:ENOG41~MEROPS:MER0021873): MMQGSAKYSVSIKRAADLCLFSHLHLRLTTSIKMHLSSTVLMAAAGAVAQSTVDLSDLPAFLKSSSSTNWPTLLSIGQQIWNDPEVGLNETHAHDRLVNYLSSLSGWTVSGSAYNGLPTAFRAEFDNRPSGFTGTLPTVGFLAEYDALVGIGHACGHNLIALNGISAAKFASEALAHYGIPGRVIIVGTPDEENAAGKFKLNNLDAFADSDVWLMAHPTTTSAIQPMNARLNYFASFVGSTHSEAIAKAYNAMNIVLNLTGLPGTSSSAVSIENVGVYATNIVQTVIDLGVAGLDLATVNSTVAKILDSTYPNVTFKATTDSNGVAITMNGPGGHASDATKGPLVLSVNTYNALKNTPGVSFYLPSNTSVSELDITIDMRTRYTSDLNSVANFVSAALGTLPKSISHDVQYPSLEVDPYLGQAFVDLTETPDYPLGNFGISTFAPASTDASWVQDPVLDPVTHNMTSAAKAVLHANYGICPNPSGVGCAFNHEPLFKTLANTALAYSQTEIVARAEAQIAVQLLADPSAMSKATSILTK, from the coding sequence ATGATGCAAGGGAGTGCCAAGTACTCGGTTAGTATAAAGAGAGCCGCTGATCTTTGCTTGTTCTCTCATCTACACTTGAGACTCACAACCTCAATCAAAATGCATTTGTCTTCAACAGTCCTAATGGCTGCCGCTGGAGCGGTGGCCCAATCAACGGTTGACCTCTCCGATCTCCCGGCTTTCTTGAAGTCCAGCTCAAGTACCAACTGGCCAACCCTTCTATCCATTGGCCAACAAATCTGGAACGACCCAGAGGTTGGCCTCAACGAAACCCACGCACATGATCGCCTCGTCAACTACCTTTCTTCACTTTCGGGCTGGACGGTGTCAGGATCGGCCTACAATGGCCTTCCCACAGCTTTCCGAGCCGAGTTTGATAACAGGCCCTCTGGCTTCACAGGCACTCTGCCCACTGTTGGCTTCTTGGCTGAGTACGATGCCCTGGTCGGCATTGGTCATGCCTGTGGTCACAACCTCATTGCCCTCAATGGCATCTCAGCAGCCAAGTTTGCCAGTGAAGCGCTGGCACACTACGGCATCCCTGGCCGTGTGATCATAGTCGGAACCCCCGACGAGGAAAACGCAGCCGGCAAGTTCAAGCTCAACAACTTGGACGCCTTTGCGGATTCAGATGTCTGGCTGATGGCGCATCCTACGACAACGAGCGCTATTCAGCCTATGAACGCTCGTCTCAACTACTTTGCTTCTTTCGTGGGCAGCACACACTCTGAGGCGATTGCAAAGGCCTACAATGCGATGAATATAGTACTGAATCTGACTGGCCTGCCGGGAACCAGCTCAAGCGCCGTCAGCATTGAGAACGTCGGTGTCTATGCAACCAACATTGTACAGACCGTCATCGATCTTGGCGTGGCCGGCCTGGATCTCGCCACGGTTAACAGCACCGTTGCCAAGATTCTCGATTCAACTTATCCCAATGTCACTTTTAAAGCTACCACGGATTCCAACGGCGTGGCTATTACGATGAATGGCCCTGGTGGTCATGCTTCAGACGCCACCAAGGGCCCCTTGGTGCTGTCAGTCAACACATACAACGCCCTTAAGAACACGCCCGGAGTCTCCTTTTACCTGCCCAGCAACACATCCGTCAGTGAGCTCGACATTACCATTGACATGCGCACACGCTACACCAGCGACTTGAACTCGGTGGCCAACTTTGTCAGCGCTGCTCTCGGCACTCTCCCCAAGAGCATCTCTCACGATGTCCAGTACCCATCTCTGGAGGTCGATCCTTACCTCGGACAGGCTTTTGTTGATTTGACTGAGACACCTGATTACCCACTGGGCAACTTTGGAATCAGCACATTTGCTCCCGCCTCGACAGATGCCTCGTGGGTGCAGGATCCTGTGCTCGACCCTGTCACACACAACATGACCAGCGCAGCCAAGGCGGTGCTTCACGCAAACTACGGCATCTGCCCCAACCCATCCGGGGTTGGCTGTGCCTTTAACCACGAGCCGCTGTTCAAGACTTTGGCTAACACGGCTTTGGCGTACTCGCAGACCGAGATTGTGGCCAGAGCAGAAGCCCAGATTGccgtgcagctgctggctgaTCCATCTGCGATGAGCAAAGCGACCTCTATCTTGACGAAATAA